GTTGAGAACGAACCACCTCAGCAAGCTTCCGGTGCTTATTAAAAGGCTGATTCTCTGCGTTTTTGCTAGAAAGACTTCACAATCAATGCAAGCCCGACCAGCACGGTCATGATTTCAAAACTGCGTTTCACCAATCGGTTGCCTTTCACAATTGCCAAGTGCGCGCCAAGGTAACCGCCCAGTAACGAACCAACAATCAATGCCGGCAACCAACCCCACTCAATTTGTCCCTGCAACCCTAGCGCCAACGCACCGGTACCATTCCAGAATAATCCCACCAAAATCAACGTATAAGCTACCGCCAACTTATAGTCCAATCCGAACCAACGCACCAACCAAAGGGTAACAAACAAGCCGGTTCCGGAGGTCAGAGAACCGTTCAGTGCGCCGATAAAAAACAGTACCAAACCGCCAATCACCCAACCTGGCAGATTTTGATGACTCAAATTAAGCGTTTGCCCCAACTCTGGTTTTCGCCAAGAGTAAACACCCAACCCCAAAGTCAGCACCCCGAGTGCTAGTTGCGCATAGCGGTCTTCGATATGCAAAATGATATGCGCCCCCAACCAAACACCGGGCAAGCCAAATGCTAGGATGACCAAGACAAATGTCCAATTCAGACTGGCGGATTTGACATGGCGCGCCGTTGCACCGATGCCAAGAAAGACACTGGCGACCTTATGAGTCGCTAGTGCAATAGAAAACGGCAACCCAAGAAATAACAAAGCAGGAAGCTGTAATAACCCGGCACCACCACCCGCCAATGCCGAAAACAGATTCGCTATGAACGAAATGATAAAAAGGATGAATTGACTGGCTAAACTTTCCAAAAGGTATCCAATAGAGAATGGAATAAAAAAAGAGTGGGACTTTTAAATAAAAGACTTGAACAAGCTGATCTATTTTTTTCCGAATTCAAGGCTTGGCTTGACGACGTTTATTAGCAATAAACGAGTCCTTTCTTAACAAAAAGCCAAGGCAAATTAGACAGCGCTTAGCGAGAAGTGATTAGAGTCCCCACACCTTCATCGGTAAATACTTCCAGCATAACGGCATGTTCAACACGCCCATCAACGATATGTGCAGATTTGACGCCACTTTGTACGGCGTCCAAAGCGCACTGAATCTTAGGCAACATGCCGCCGTAAATCGTGCCGTCAGCAATCAACTCGTCAACCTTTTCAGCGTTCAATCCGGTCAACAGCTCACCTTCTTTGTTCAACAGACCTGGTGTATTGGTCAATAGCATCAATTTTTCAGCTTGCAATGCCTCGGCAACTTTACCTGCTACCAAGTCTGCATTGATGTTGTATGAATGCCCATCCTTACCCACACCGACAGGTGCAATGACCGGGATAAAGTCATCTTGAATCAGCATATCCAATACTTTGGTATT
This portion of the Hydrogenovibrio marinus genome encodes:
- a CDS encoding sulfite exporter TauE/SafE family protein encodes the protein MESLASQFILFIISFIANLFSALAGGGAGLLQLPALLFLGLPFSIALATHKVASVFLGIGATARHVKSASLNWTFVLVILAFGLPGVWLGAHIILHIEDRYAQLALGVLTLGLGVYSWRKPELGQTLNLSHQNLPGWVIGGLVLFFIGALNGSLTSGTGLFVTLWLVRWFGLDYKLAVAYTLILVGLFWNGTGALALGLQGQIEWGWLPALIVGSLLGGYLGAHLAIVKGNRLVKRSFEIMTVLVGLALIVKSF